In one window of Spirochaetaceae bacterium DNA:
- a CDS encoding PDZ domain-containing protein, producing MSIRKYKKSVIAGCAAVAAALVVLPAAARTWHGMWSNDAETGALVASVDPDGPAARAGLQRGDIILDVDGASIDNHRDFLEAINDNGVDDTLKLALRRGNESVSLNLTVGENARGPYLGLLLVPGGAGAFEAETFGDLRERRSRGNRAWRGGWQRGMPRQQDQGTLQQQNTATAGGGSI from the coding sequence TTGAGTATTCGCAAGTACAAGAAGAGCGTGATCGCCGGATGCGCGGCCGTGGCCGCGGCGCTCGTCGTCCTGCCGGCAGCCGCCCGAACCTGGCACGGGATGTGGAGCAACGACGCCGAAACCGGCGCCCTGGTGGCCTCCGTGGACCCGGACGGCCCGGCGGCGCGCGCCGGCCTGCAGCGCGGCGACATCATTCTCGACGTCGACGGCGCCTCGATCGACAACCACCGCGACTTCCTCGAGGCGATCAACGACAACGGTGTCGACGACACCCTGAAGCTGGCGCTGCGACGCGGCAACGAGTCGGTGTCCCTCAACCTGACGGTCGGCGAGAACGCACGCGGCCCCTACCTCGGCCTGCTGCTCGTGCCCGGCGGCGCCGGGGCGTTCGAGGCGGAGACCTTCGGCGACCTGCGGGAGCGGCGTTCGCGCGGCAACCGTGCATGGCGCGGCGGCTGGCAGCGCGGCATGCCCCGGCAGCAGGATCAGGGCACGCTGCAACAGCAGAACACGGCGACGGCGGGCGGCGGCTCGATATAG